The following are from one region of the Methanospirillum hungatei genome:
- a CDS encoding class I SAM-dependent methyltransferase has product MKDCIIQYWNSGANGYNKGVQRLLHSHKENSGWKSVFSEYLNEKPLKVLDVGTGPGSMSILLAEMGHFVSAVDLSEQMLHCARENAKECNVTVDFKVGDAENLPFEDNSFDAVVNRWVLWTVPNPKAALSEWTRVLKPGGRLLIFDGNWYSGEKTCVQKAWKHGSRFYTLLSERRNMWKRDMDNTFVDGLWSTHAKRPEDDCTLFRNAGLINVESSLDLNKKVYTLSDYLRQGHWGDTFIVTGVKPDGTEK; this is encoded by the coding sequence ATGAAAGACTGCATCATACAGTATTGGAATTCCGGTGCAAACGGATATAACAAAGGTGTACAGCGGTTATTGCACTCACATAAGGAAAATTCCGGGTGGAAATCAGTATTTTCAGAGTACCTCAATGAAAAACCTCTGAAAGTATTGGATGTCGGGACCGGTCCAGGTTCTATGTCTATACTCCTCGCTGAAATGGGTCATTTTGTTTCCGCTGTTGATTTGTCAGAACAGATGCTTCATTGTGCCAGAGAAAATGCAAAAGAATGTAATGTGACGGTGGATTTTAAAGTAGGAGATGCTGAAAATCTCCCTTTTGAGGATAATTCGTTCGACGCCGTGGTAAACCGCTGGGTACTCTGGACTGTTCCAAATCCAAAAGCAGCACTCTCTGAATGGACCCGGGTCTTAAAACCAGGAGGACGCCTTTTAATTTTTGACGGAAACTGGTATAGTGGTGAAAAGACTTGTGTCCAGAAGGCATGGAAACATGGCTCACGATTTTACACGCTTCTTTCCGAACGAAGGAATATGTGGAAACGGGATATGGATAATACCTTCGTTGATGGATTATGGTCAACTCATGCAAAACGTCCGGAAGATGACTGTACTCTTTTTCGGAACGCAGGACTTATTAATGTAGAATCATCGCTTGACTTGAATAAAAAAGTCTATACACTGAGTGATTATCTCAGGCAGGGTCACTGGGGAGATACGTTCATTGTTACCGGAGTAAAACCAGACGGAACTGAAAAATAA
- a CDS encoding PKD domain-containing protein: MNRWLFILICSIMVIISANVVYAADANFAYSGVATYDEQPATLNLAITGTAVTGTLSKPGVCESNIRLTSTTLTLNGVLAGGSWEGSGTISGTWTGGDSVCGTQLTIADGYPQQGTFTISYDGSTVQLLRTGAAPLPSGWTYDFGPTGQVYTPPAAFPVPILDYTTTSLVDDNYLNSDRKSAFSITDNNVYTWTELGPVYGGEQVQIIWKDPSGKEYYTSNYVISDPSEQNLEFWETYTLYSYINIAGWDPAQNPGTWTSNIYINGKFLYSQPFTISAPSSGGGILTGLSYLPSSPVTGQDVTFTVNTNNPPANPSYSWDMGEAFFDGQPVAWTGEPTFTYNYYNPDRYTVTVQLRDKDNYTTILDEKSWDVVVSE; this comes from the coding sequence GTGAACAGATGGTTATTCATCCTGATTTGCAGCATAATGGTAATTATCTCAGCAAATGTCGTTTATGCAGCAGATGCTAATTTTGCCTACTCAGGAGTTGCCACGTATGATGAACAGCCGGCTACTCTGAATCTTGCGATAACCGGAACCGCTGTGACCGGAACGTTATCAAAACCCGGTGTTTGTGAGAGTAACATCCGGCTTACCAGTACTACCCTTACTCTTAACGGAGTACTTGCCGGGGGGTCATGGGAAGGGTCAGGAACAATTTCCGGAACCTGGACCGGAGGTGATTCTGTATGTGGTACACAGCTTACCATTGCAGACGGGTATCCCCAACAGGGAACATTTACTATCTCCTATGATGGAAGTACGGTACAACTCCTTCGAACCGGAGCAGCACCACTTCCTTCAGGCTGGACATACGATTTTGGACCGACCGGACAGGTATATACTCCCCCGGCAGCATTTCCAGTACCAATTCTTGATTATACCACTACATCTTTAGTTGATGATAATTATCTCAATTCAGATAGGAAGTCAGCCTTTTCAATAACTGATAACAACGTATATACCTGGACCGAATTAGGACCGGTTTATGGTGGTGAGCAGGTACAGATTATCTGGAAAGATCCTAGTGGAAAAGAGTATTACACATCAAATTATGTCATTTCAGATCCGTCAGAACAGAATTTGGAATTTTGGGAGACATACACACTCTATTCATATATTAACATCGCCGGATGGGATCCAGCCCAGAATCCAGGTACCTGGACATCCAATATATACATAAATGGAAAGTTTTTGTATTCCCAACCGTTTACGATATCTGCACCTTCAAGCGGAGGTGGGATTCTGACCGGGCTCTCTTATCTTCCATCATCACCAGTTACCGGACAGGATGTTACCTTTACGGTAAACACAAATAATCCTCCGGCAAATCCCTCTTATTCCTGGGACATGGGAGAAGCCTTCTTTGATGGACAACCGGTAGCATGGACCGGAGAGCCGACCTTTACATATAATTATTATAATCCGGATAGATACACCGTTACGGTCCAATTGAGGGATAAAGATAATTATACTACCATTCTGGACGAAAAGTCCTGGGATGTAGTAGTAAGCGAATAA
- a CDS encoding MFS transporter, producing the protein MDKEIKDKIYSSIGGHFLVDLYSPILPIILPTLIINMNLSFFLAGLIVTAFNVTSSVVQPFAGLYSDRTGKKARIWICVLFSSVGISLAVLTHNYLLMLVLVSCAALGSALFHPAAMETVFRLSPPEKRGVFNSIFTTSGSVSYSIGPLIAGIMITFYGLSSIAWLAIPGIIGAFWIYLVDKRFRSSHAALYERKKPVQQVDREKYWWVPAGLVVSLCSLRAWTYVGIITYLPALLILGQQGMDTITTSLIVTIMLFIGVSGQITGGYLSDRFGRKNMLVFGFASAVPFFCLIFLTQGWLMYVGIFMYSFFACFCYVTSVTMMQELLPGSVGFASGLTLGLCVGVGGIGAAIIGWAADAMGSLPDAMFLMVIPTIICPILAVFIKYPGNERIRKNES; encoded by the coding sequence ATGGACAAAGAAATTAAAGATAAAATTTATTCTTCAATTGGTGGTCATTTTTTAGTTGATCTCTACTCTCCCATACTCCCCATTATTCTGCCGACACTTATCATTAACATGAACCTCTCTTTTTTTCTTGCAGGCCTAATAGTAACTGCATTTAATGTAACATCTTCTGTTGTTCAACCTTTTGCCGGTTTATATAGTGACAGGACTGGAAAAAAAGCACGTATCTGGATTTGTGTATTATTCTCCAGTGTAGGTATTTCTCTTGCCGTTCTGACTCACAATTATCTTCTCATGCTTGTCCTGGTTTCCTGTGCAGCACTTGGTAGTGCATTATTTCATCCCGCGGCAATGGAAACAGTATTCAGGCTGAGCCCTCCGGAAAAACGTGGAGTTTTTAATTCGATTTTTACCACGAGCGGAAGTGTCAGTTACTCAATAGGACCACTTATTGCAGGCATCATGATAACATTCTATGGATTATCAAGTATTGCCTGGCTCGCAATTCCCGGGATTATCGGGGCATTCTGGATTTACTTAGTTGATAAAAGATTTCGTTCTTCTCATGCTGCTTTGTATGAGAGAAAAAAACCAGTTCAACAGGTAGATCGGGAAAAATACTGGTGGGTACCGGCAGGACTTGTGGTCTCACTCTGTTCTCTTCGAGCCTGGACTTATGTAGGAATCATAACGTATCTGCCTGCTCTCCTGATTCTTGGCCAGCAGGGAATGGATACTATCACCACATCGCTTATTGTGACGATTATGCTCTTTATCGGCGTGAGTGGTCAGATTACAGGAGGGTATCTTTCTGATCGGTTTGGCAGGAAAAACATGCTGGTATTTGGATTTGCATCTGCGGTTCCATTTTTCTGTCTCATATTTCTGACACAGGGATGGCTTATGTATGTCGGGATTTTCATGTACTCATTTTTTGCATGTTTCTGTTATGTCACATCAGTTACCATGATGCAGGAACTTCTCCCCGGAAGTGTTGGTTTTGCATCCGGACTTACACTTGGGCTTTGTGTCGGAGTCGGAGGAATAGGTGCTGCAATAATCGGATGGGCTGCTGATGCTATGGGTTCGCTCCCGGATGCTATGTTTCTGATGGTTATTCCAACGATAATATGTCCGATTCTTGCAGTTTTCATTAAGTATCCGGGAAATGAAAGAATCCGGAAGAATGAATCATAA
- a CDS encoding ABC transporter substrate-binding protein, translating into MKKDIFLSGIIITLLTLSCFCGFVSASGMEYTLFIFGNANSDMNLDQQDIDLINEIAAGKTDTTHLVDANQDGKVDSADADQVKKIMDGSATEIWVQDSYEQPVKVKTPVNRIVSLDRMIAENAQTIGIGKKIVGIDENTVTRGVILPEISKMTNVGSADEPDIEQIIGLKPDLVAHNQYFDEALMSKLRTAGLTPLSMIYHGDIQNSLGYSKLLGYLAGSPQSANEYVDWMGGTLGSIHDKLSGLSEEEKTKVIYLYPRKGTALGSGGNDCPTIKTLQFLGANTMTTDTKDTAGKVMDTASYFEIDPEVVIAKNPEAIVMEDFDEALGYGFTDKAAAQMVLDRVKSRPGFDKIDAVKNDKVYLLDVNIVSHSNCLGALYMAKALYPDQLSDVDPYTIHQEYVDKFLKVPGLDVKKDGIFIYPDLSN; encoded by the coding sequence ATGAAAAAAGATATTTTTTTGAGCGGCATTATCATAACGCTACTCACTCTTAGTTGTTTTTGTGGTTTTGTATCAGCGTCAGGAATGGAATATACCCTCTTCATATTTGGTAATGCGAATAGTGACATGAATTTAGATCAGCAGGATATTGACCTTATAAATGAGATTGCGGCAGGGAAAACAGATACAACCCATCTTGTAGATGCGAATCAGGATGGAAAAGTTGATAGTGCTGATGCAGATCAGGTCAAAAAGATCATGGATGGCAGCGCCACAGAGATATGGGTTCAGGATTCATATGAACAACCAGTGAAAGTAAAAACTCCGGTTAACCGTATTGTTTCCCTTGATCGGATGATTGCCGAAAACGCCCAGACAATTGGGATAGGCAAGAAGATTGTTGGTATCGATGAGAATACAGTAACCCGTGGGGTAATTCTGCCGGAGATTAGCAAAATGACCAATGTCGGTTCTGCAGATGAACCAGATATTGAACAAATTATTGGATTAAAACCGGATCTTGTGGCCCACAATCAATACTTTGATGAAGCGCTCATGAGTAAACTGAGAACCGCGGGTCTTACTCCTTTGAGTATGATTTATCATGGAGATATCCAGAACAGCCTTGGGTATTCAAAGCTTCTTGGATACCTCGCAGGATCTCCGCAAAGTGCGAATGAATATGTTGACTGGATGGGTGGGACACTTGGTAGTATCCATGATAAACTATCCGGATTATCGGAAGAAGAGAAAACAAAGGTCATCTATCTATATCCACGGAAGGGGACCGCTCTTGGAAGTGGTGGAAATGATTGTCCGACCATCAAGACTCTTCAGTTCCTTGGTGCTAATACCATGACCACAGATACCAAGGATACGGCAGGTAAAGTAATGGATACCGCGTCTTACTTTGAAATTGATCCGGAAGTTGTGATTGCAAAGAACCCGGAAGCAATTGTGATGGAAGATTTTGATGAAGCTCTTGGATATGGTTTCACAGATAAGGCAGCAGCACAGATGGTTCTTGACCGGGTGAAATCGAGACCAGGCTTTGATAAGATAGATGCGGTAAAGAACGACAAGGTCTATCTGCTTGATGTAAATATTGTTTCTCACAGCAATTGTCTAGGGGCTTTGTATATGGCTAAAGCTCTGTATCCTGACCAACTCAGCGATGTTGATCCATATACGATCCATCAGGAATATGTTGACAAATTCCTGAAAGTTCCAGGTCTTGACGTAAAGAAGGATGGGATTTTTATCTATCCTGATTTATCTAATTGA
- a CDS encoding FecCD family ABC transporter permease, which produces MSQHNSETIAHNSSIQGIRESFHHYHSRKILFLFTVCVGILLLIGIAATFGSYDLTLTDVYTTILAGIFPGMGLSESVASTIIWEIRLPRIAMAIVSGASLGVAGAIMQGVLRNPLAEPFTLGISSAAAMGASLAIIGGFRIFGSYSVVLNAFLSAFVATMVIYSIAKSKGMTPEAIILAGIAIMFLLDAVTSFTQYLGTAEQVQAVVFWMMGSVSVASWETVFIVFIIAALSIPYLIYRASDITIIGAGDETAHSLGINVERVRMRTLVFGALLTASVTAFCGIIGFVGLVSPHITRMIIGGDNRYVIPGSALVGGILLLGADTIARTVLAPMILPVGIMTAFVGVPFFMYLFMKKRKELW; this is translated from the coding sequence ATGAGTCAACATAATTCAGAAACAATTGCTCATAATTCTTCAATTCAGGGGATTCGGGAATCGTTTCATCATTATCATTCGAGAAAGATTCTGTTTTTATTCACCGTTTGTGTTGGTATTTTATTATTGATCGGTATTGCCGCCACTTTTGGTTCATATGATCTGACCCTGACCGATGTGTATACCACCATCCTGGCAGGGATTTTTCCAGGAATGGGACTATCTGAATCAGTAGCAAGTACCATCATCTGGGAAATTCGCCTCCCCCGTATTGCCATGGCTATTGTGTCAGGTGCAAGCCTTGGTGTTGCCGGGGCTATTATGCAGGGGGTTTTACGAAACCCTCTTGCTGAACCATTTACGCTCGGTATTTCATCAGCTGCGGCAATGGGCGCATCTCTGGCGATTATTGGAGGCTTTCGAATCTTTGGATCTTACAGTGTGGTTCTGAACGCTTTTTTGAGTGCATTTGTTGCGACCATGGTCATTTACTCAATTGCAAAAAGTAAAGGAATGACTCCGGAAGCAATTATTCTTGCAGGTATTGCCATCATGTTCCTCCTTGATGCAGTCACATCCTTTACTCAGTACCTCGGAACAGCAGAACAGGTACAAGCAGTTGTATTCTGGATGATGGGAAGTGTCTCTGTAGCAAGCTGGGAAACTGTCTTTATCGTTTTTATAATTGCAGCCCTTTCCATCCCCTACCTGATTTACAGGGCTTCTGACATCACCATAATCGGGGCCGGTGACGAGACTGCTCATAGCCTGGGGATTAATGTTGAACGAGTCAGAATGAGAACTCTCGTTTTCGGAGCTCTCCTGACTGCATCGGTAACCGCATTTTGTGGAATTATTGGATTTGTAGGACTTGTTTCTCCTCATATTACCAGGATGATAATTGGAGGAGACAACCGGTATGTCATCCCGGGATCTGCACTGGTTGGCGGAATACTCCTATTGGGAGCTGATACTATTGCACGGACAGTTCTTGCACCAATGATTCTCCCGGTAGGAATTATGACTGCTTTTGTCGGAGTTCCGTTCTTTATGTACCTGTTTATGAAAAAGAGGAAAGAATTATGGTAA
- a CDS encoding ABC transporter ATP-binding protein — MVNVEIERVCFSYPGADILHDVTFCIGPGEMTGLIGPNGSGKSTLIKCIDTILKPKGSILLNGKDVLKMDQVDLAKNIGLVPQHGTSAMDSTVFETVLMGRRPHSAWRIRDEDIDKVADTLDRLNIGDLAMRDFASLSGGQKQMVLLARAICQEPQVLLLDEPTSALDIRHQLEVLDIVNNLVKERHMSAIIALHDLNLGARYTDSMVILRNGKIFSAGKPDDLYTPDMIEEVYGVKSVVLTVLGKPHVVPVSPVKNETFIPALMETGFKEIPA, encoded by the coding sequence ATGGTAAATGTAGAAATTGAAAGAGTATGTTTCAGTTATCCGGGAGCAGATATCCTGCATGATGTAACGTTTTGTATCGGACCTGGAGAGATGACCGGGCTTATCGGTCCGAACGGTTCCGGTAAAAGCACTCTGATAAAATGTATTGACACCATCTTAAAACCAAAGGGTTCAATCTTGCTCAATGGTAAAGATGTCCTGAAAATGGACCAGGTTGATCTCGCAAAAAATATCGGCCTTGTGCCTCAGCATGGGACAAGTGCCATGGATTCAACAGTCTTTGAAACAGTACTTATGGGAAGACGTCCCCATTCAGCCTGGCGAATTCGCGATGAAGACATTGATAAGGTTGCTGACACTCTGGACCGGCTCAATATTGGGGATCTGGCAATGCGGGATTTCGCAAGTTTGTCCGGCGGCCAAAAACAGATGGTTCTCCTCGCTCGGGCAATCTGTCAGGAACCTCAGGTGCTGCTTTTAGATGAACCGACTTCAGCCCTCGATATCAGGCATCAGCTGGAAGTGCTGGATATCGTAAATAACCTGGTGAAAGAACGACATATGTCGGCAATTATTGCCCTTCATGATCTGAACCTGGGTGCCCGATATACAGATTCAATGGTCATATTAAGAAATGGCAAGATTTTTTCTGCAGGAAAACCAGATGACCTCTATACTCCTGATATGATTGAAGAGGTATATGGAGTAAAGTCAGTGGTTCTGACAGTATTAGGTAAACCTCACGTTGTGCCGGTAAGTCCGGTAAAAAATGAAACCTTTATTCCAGCACTTATGGAAACTGGTTTTAAGGAGATACCTGCCTGA
- a CDS encoding ABC transporter ATP-binding protein/permease, translated as MAHEESPEYTSGYDGSFFHRLISLCIDLRLVRLIPGLGRHVTRTFFAALLSSLASILLLFLVSTFISGLIDGKDLIVMFPVLTGMIGILTIRIAAEVFRERSAHTTAGVMKRAIRSRMYEHLLQLGPGYTDRNDSGSIAATFVDGTEQLEQYVAYYIPYILLCMIVPATLFVGFSVFVDPITALILLIFVPLVPVMIMISNRKRRIGRGDVWREYKNLSAYYSESLQGLPTLKLFNQHKARAGEIRIRADRLSLTWIRRLRIGLLVSFAAEMVPYLGYGSALLYVCIQMSVGVMSTGQVMLVLLLGPVFYEHVIHLGQYYHNSINAKTTINAILHLIELEPTITDGKKPYTITPPLKQTIQFSHVSFSYEPDRPVLNDCSFFVNEGEMVALVGASGVGKSTVVDLLFRYYDPDNGNIKVCGLPIRDIPLDLLRQQLSLVSQDTYLFYDTIRNNLLFGRPDASEEEIMEALSISCLDKFILSLPNGTDTMTGERGLRLSGGERQRIAIARAILKDAPILILDEPTASVDAESERHIRLALKTLLKGRTVLVIAHRLSTIRDASQILVMEEGYIVESGTHEELMSMNGRFASLVHAQELAGGKEYTGSSGGIL; from the coding sequence ATGGCACATGAAGAATCACCGGAATATACATCCGGCTATGATGGATCTTTTTTTCACCGTCTCATCTCCCTTTGTATTGACCTCAGACTTGTTCGTCTGATCCCCGGACTAGGTCGTCATGTAACCAGGACATTTTTTGCTGCTCTTTTGAGTTCATTGGCATCTATCCTGCTTCTCTTTTTAGTGAGTACATTTATTTCCGGCCTGATTGACGGAAAAGATCTCATAGTCATGTTTCCTGTTCTTACGGGAATGATCGGGATACTAACCATACGGATCGCAGCAGAGGTCTTTCGAGAGCGATCTGCACATACAACTGCCGGAGTGATGAAACGGGCGATACGATCACGGATGTATGAACATCTCCTCCAGCTCGGACCCGGATATACCGATAGGAATGATTCAGGCTCGATTGCTGCAACTTTTGTAGACGGGACAGAGCAACTTGAGCAGTACGTGGCATACTACATACCCTACATCCTCCTGTGCATGATCGTTCCGGCAACACTTTTTGTCGGATTTTCTGTGTTTGTAGATCCTATCACTGCCCTGATTCTCCTGATTTTTGTTCCCCTCGTTCCCGTCATGATCATGATCTCTAACCGGAAGAGAAGAATCGGGAGAGGAGATGTTTGGAGGGAATACAAAAACCTGAGTGCATATTATTCTGAAAGCCTGCAGGGACTTCCTACCTTAAAACTCTTTAATCAGCATAAAGCACGTGCCGGGGAGATTCGGATACGGGCTGACAGACTCAGTCTTACCTGGATTCGGAGGCTTCGAATTGGACTTTTAGTAAGTTTTGCTGCTGAAATGGTTCCTTATCTTGGATATGGATCAGCATTACTGTATGTCTGTATCCAGATGAGTGTTGGAGTCATGTCTACCGGACAGGTGATGCTAGTTCTTTTACTCGGGCCTGTTTTTTATGAGCATGTCATTCATCTTGGTCAGTACTATCATAACAGTATCAATGCAAAAACCACAATAAATGCTATTTTACATCTTATTGAATTAGAACCTACCATCACCGATGGAAAAAAACCATATACAATAACTCCCCCATTGAAACAGACAATCCAATTTTCCCATGTTTCTTTTTCATATGAACCGGATCGTCCGGTTCTGAATGACTGCTCCTTTTTTGTAAATGAAGGTGAAATGGTAGCACTCGTTGGAGCTTCCGGAGTTGGAAAGAGTACAGTGGTTGATCTGCTCTTTCGGTATTATGATCCAGATAACGGCAATATAAAGGTGTGTGGCCTTCCAATCAGGGATATTCCTCTTGATCTTTTGAGGCAGCAATTATCTCTAGTTTCCCAGGATACGTACCTTTTCTATGATACCATCCGGAATAACCTCCTCTTTGGGAGACCTGATGCATCTGAAGAAGAGATAATGGAGGCTCTTTCTATCTCATGTCTTGATAAATTCATCCTCTCTCTCCCTAATGGAACAGATACGATGACCGGTGAGCGAGGTCTTCGACTGTCAGGTGGAGAACGACAGCGTATCGCTATTGCACGAGCAATCTTAAAAGATGCTCCCATCCTCATTCTTGACGAACCTACTGCAAGTGTTGATGCAGAAAGTGAGCGTCATATCAGACTGGCTCTGAAAACACTTCTGAAGGGGCGGACGGTTCTGGTGATTGCACACCGGCTTTCGACAATTCGTGATGCCTCGCAGATACTGGTTATGGAAGAAGGATATATCGTTGAATCCGGAACCCATGAAGAACTGATGAGTATGAACGGAAGATTCGCCTCTCTTGTTCATGCTCAGGAACTTGCAGGTGGAAAAGAGTATACAGGTTCTTCCGGGGGTATTCTATGA
- a CDS encoding ABC transporter ATP-binding protein, translating into MKKNSPYIRLFSVLGPQIPILSTGILAEIGKYVFTLGIGLLGVDLLRMARAGEPASLLIPVGLFILCLAILRGISGYLSPYLCHVGAYRLLADLRDQFYRTIEPLAPAILMQKRTGDIVSIAGNNVETLELFFAHTIAPLVTAIVIPVIVFISLFFIHPEVAGVYALLTLCIAFLPKLALSLNDERGNQLRELIGGINSFLIDSVQGIREILAFSRSESRFKQVMSMSDQYQDEYGIYVRKNSIITASFILILSGGVIVMLTISSILATRGEIDPLNLPIIILFTSAGFASMANIVEISKQFSLTFAGAKRLYELMDLTPSVQEPDKPVHPVSLEPSLLVENVSFRYNPQESLVLQDISFRVPAGKTVAIVGMTGAGKTTISHLIMRFWDPVSGRIMIGGHEISSLQLSLLRDTIAIVTQDIFLLNTSIMENIRLGRADATDEDVIEAAQVARIHSFISALPKGYQTLVGERGVRLSGGERQRIAIARAVLKNAPILILDEATSALDTCTELEIREALKDLSSGRTVLIIAHRLSTIKHADQILVLREGTIVERGNHDELVRLNGVYSSLIKAQEI; encoded by the coding sequence ATGAAAAAGAACTCACCTTATATCCGCCTTTTTAGTGTATTAGGGCCACAGATCCCTATTCTTTCTACTGGGATTCTTGCAGAGATTGGTAAGTATGTTTTTACCCTGGGTATTGGTCTTCTTGGAGTAGATCTTCTCCGGATGGCTCGGGCTGGAGAACCAGCATCTTTGTTAATTCCAGTAGGATTATTCATCCTTTGTCTTGCCATATTACGGGGAATTTCCGGATATTTAAGCCCATATCTCTGTCATGTGGGAGCATACCGGCTCCTGGCAGATCTTCGGGATCAGTTTTATAGGACTATTGAACCTCTGGCTCCCGCAATTCTTATGCAAAAAAGAACCGGAGATATTGTTTCTATCGCAGGAAATAATGTTGAGACTTTGGAACTCTTCTTTGCTCACACCATAGCGCCCCTGGTCACGGCTATTGTCATACCAGTTATCGTATTTATTTCCCTATTTTTCATCCATCCAGAAGTTGCAGGAGTATATGCTCTCCTTACTCTATGCATTGCTTTTCTTCCAAAACTTGCTCTTTCACTCAACGATGAACGGGGGAACCAGCTCAGGGAACTTATCGGAGGAATCAATTCATTTCTTATTGATAGTGTTCAGGGTATCCGGGAGATACTTGCTTTTTCCCGTTCAGAATCACGGTTTAAACAGGTAATGTCCATGAGTGATCAATATCAGGATGAATACGGCATCTATGTCCGGAAAAATTCAATTATTACTGCATCCTTTATCCTGATTCTCTCTGGAGGTGTTATTGTTATGTTGACAATATCCTCCATCCTTGCTACAAGAGGAGAGATAGATCCCCTGAACCTGCCGATTATCATCCTCTTCACTTCGGCAGGATTTGCATCAATGGCTAATATCGTCGAGATTTCAAAGCAATTCAGCCTCACGTTTGCCGGGGCGAAGCGATTGTATGAACTGATGGATCTTACCCCGTCTGTCCAGGAACCCGACAAACCTGTTCATCCAGTATCTCTTGAACCATCTCTTTTAGTGGAAAACGTCAGTTTTCGGTATAATCCACAGGAATCATTGGTTCTTCAGGATATTTCTTTTCGTGTTCCTGCCGGGAAAACAGTTGCAATTGTAGGAATGACGGGAGCTGGAAAAACTACCATATCTCACCTGATCATGCGATTTTGGGATCCAGTCTCCGGAAGAATCATGATTGGTGGTCATGAAATCAGTTCGCTTCAGCTTTCTCTCCTTCGCGATACCATAGCGATAGTAACTCAGGATATTTTTCTTCTTAATACCTCAATCATGGAAAATATCAGGCTAGGAAGAGCAGATGCAACCGATGAAGATGTTATAGAAGCAGCTCAGGTTGCCCGGATTCATTCTTTTATATCTGCCCTACCAAAAGGTTACCAGACTCTTGTCGGAGAGAGAGGCGTCCGGCTCTCTGGTGGGGAGAGACAGAGAATTGCAATAGCACGTGCTGTACTTAAAAATGCCCCGATTCTCATTCTTGATGAGGCTACATCAGCTCTTGATACCTGTACTGAACTTGAGATACGTGAAGCACTAAAAGATCTCAGTTCCGGACGGACGGTGCTGATTATTGCTCACCGTCTTTCAACGATAAAACATGCAGACCAGATCCTGGTACTCCGGGAAGGAACGATTGTTGAACGAGGAAACCATGATGAATTGGTCAGGTTGAATGGTGTCTATTCATCTCTTATAAAAGCCCAGGAGATATAA
- a CDS encoding SRPBCC domain-containing protein: protein MEREHGSTHYTKSGRSGELFSQITIHASPEDIWAVLTDFDKYPQWNPFIKKIQGEICEGSNLKISLQPPGSFGMNIKPVLLKVNPFNEMRWLGHLLFPGLLDGEHVLEIRAKGDGTCLFIQKEFFSGLILPLMEKIMMKSTGEGFFQMNEALRDRVEYSFH, encoded by the coding sequence ATGGAGAGAGAGCATGGTTCAACTCATTATACAAAGTCTGGAAGATCTGGTGAATTGTTCAGCCAGATAACAATTCATGCCTCTCCTGAAGATATCTGGGCCGTTCTGACTGATTTTGACAAATATCCTCAATGGAATCCGTTTATCAAAAAAATCCAGGGAGAAATATGTGAAGGTTCAAATCTTAAAATCTCCTTGCAGCCACCAGGAAGTTTTGGAATGAATATAAAACCGGTCCTTCTCAAGGTGAATCCGTTTAATGAAATGAGATGGCTTGGTCACCTCCTATTTCCGGGGCTTCTTGATGGAGAGCATGTCTTAGAGATCAGGGCCAAAGGTGATGGCACCTGTCTTTTTATTCAAAAAGAGTTTTTTTCTGGTTTAATTCTTCCTCTTATGGAAAAAATTATGATGAAAAGCACTGGTGAGGGGTTTTTTCAAATGAATGAAGCACTCAGGGACAGGGTAGAATATTCTTTTCATTAA
- a CDS encoding DUF2098 domain-containing protein has protein sequence MIDIGSYAKYPKTGTFGTVVRFQEQHGQTFVELDSTHLLYRIDQLIPASFEEQATIDSKDKEIKKIVYEREDLGESAFNDAAFQQDGACHGGG, from the coding sequence GTGATCGATATCGGATCCTATGCGAAATACCCCAAAACCGGAACCTTTGGAACAGTCGTCAGGTTCCAGGAGCAGCATGGGCAGACCTTTGTAGAACTTGACAGCACCCACCTGTTGTACCGAATTGACCAGTTAATTCCAGCATCTTTCGAAGAGCAAGCCACCATTGACAGCAAGGATAAAGAGATCAAAAAGATAGTGTATGAACGGGAAGATCTCGGTGAATCAGCATTCAATGATGCGGCATTTCAACAGGACGGAGCATGTCATGGAGGGGGATAA